A single genomic interval of Burkholderia cepacia ATCC 25416 harbors:
- a CDS encoding DUF3592 domain-containing protein, whose amino-acid sequence MGRQTWKHVNGTRPFRGPGCADIGRFGGSRHPPDQAGIRSAKHDEPDPVMPGRDALVAMALGVVLLVLAAMLAVTAGQATGQLVRAPGTVVRIVQDSDAMRAYRPIVAYLANDGQRREVAGNTASTVPAYDIGENVEVWLDPGHPERPALIDDFAQRWFPAIVPALLAIASFAIGGLLIAGERRRRSSAPPPARRARKHVRSRWDIAIVLIPIAIGTGFIAGAGAAGLRQWQVIHHYARSTGHVVEIAKNAHSPRARTSLYSAIVAFTTDSGRQIKFAQGSASSHPGLHEGEAVNVLYDPVTPERAVVDRFWDHWGLTAILFAIGAPFLAAGLFIAATLWPEHPPHEAAP is encoded by the coding sequence ATGGGACGTCAGACATGGAAGCATGTGAACGGGACGCGACCATTCAGAGGGCCTGGTTGCGCCGATATCGGCCGGTTCGGCGGGTCACGCCATCCCCCCGATCAAGCCGGAATCCGCAGTGCGAAGCACGACGAACCGGATCCGGTCATGCCGGGTAGGGACGCACTCGTCGCAATGGCGCTCGGCGTCGTGCTGCTCGTACTGGCCGCCATGCTCGCCGTGACGGCCGGGCAGGCGACCGGCCAGCTGGTCCGCGCACCGGGCACGGTCGTGCGCATCGTGCAGGACAGCGACGCGATGCGCGCGTACCGGCCGATCGTCGCGTACCTCGCGAACGACGGCCAGCGCCGCGAAGTCGCCGGCAATACCGCATCGACCGTCCCCGCCTACGACATCGGCGAGAACGTCGAGGTATGGCTCGACCCCGGCCACCCCGAACGCCCCGCGCTGATCGACGATTTCGCGCAACGCTGGTTTCCGGCGATCGTGCCGGCGCTGCTCGCCATCGCGTCGTTCGCGATCGGCGGCCTGCTGATCGCCGGCGAGCGCCGCCGCCGGTCGTCCGCCCCGCCGCCGGCCCGCCGCGCCCGCAAGCACGTGCGCAGCCGCTGGGATATCGCGATCGTGCTGATTCCGATCGCGATCGGCACGGGCTTCATCGCCGGCGCCGGTGCAGCCGGCCTGCGCCAGTGGCAGGTCATCCACCACTATGCGCGTTCCACCGGCCATGTCGTCGAGATCGCGAAAAACGCGCACTCGCCCCGCGCGCGCACGTCGCTGTATTCGGCGATCGTCGCGTTCACGACCGACAGCGGACGCCAGATCAAGTTCGCGCAGGGTTCGGCGTCGTCGCATCCGGGACTGCACGAAGGCGAAGCGGTCAACGTGCTGTACGACCCCGTCACACCCGAGCGCGCGGTGGTCGACCGCTTCTGGGATCACTGGGGCCTCACGGCCATCCTGTTCGCGATCGGCGCGCCGTTCCTCGCGGCCGGGCTGTTCATCGCCGCGACGCTATGGCCGGAACACCCGCCGCACGAAGCCGCGCCTTGA
- a CDS encoding AAA family ATPase: protein MVQHDLGKAMITGIAKIKGLGVYHNYTKPAGTQDFGIKNLIYGWNYSGKTTLSRLFAQLESKKSNPDLAGCEFSLETTDQPITENNFDQCNLTVRVFNSDFIRGNLHFEGSSFNPILLLGEESEDAQKRIDKLSIRIKKSETTTKKLNERSEEIKDSISNAKTEAAKNIRQLLKIDPYTATHLNSDVLNLGNDSKLLSENELTDYLGLALTSNSNKPTTVDRIEVTPSIDALWTEAVKVLAATPSFSNTLKHLDDNPIIERWVETGLHIHQEAGTCEFCGNSVTDERLEAFRAHFSKDLAEHKRKVEDLLRRVRAAEIKLTLPKEAELNSQFRELYKATASALPAAIEAFNAAVNTLAKDVERKVGDSRKSIEPAPLAAGLAKAIIDAVSGINAVIDSNNKLATNFDSAKIDAIKRVRNHFVQQFADSQIQAGYDDKKKKLTTRAERLKIYAQGLQSEVEKLQALISRAQLGREKINERLASMLGSEAVQIEVVKDSTSEQERFRLVRKSGKVARNLSDGERTAIAFSYFLTKLQELQPDEFKETIVYIDDPISSLDANHIFQVTAAIRTMFFKQEDKNSPWTTTCKQLFVSTHNFEFFNLLREIKPEGAKQGARLYLVKRVDNKSSTFCNMPPSLSRYQSEYHFLFETIYRFHEAPDKTNHEVLMLLPNAVRRFVELYTYSRLPGVMNETVDQRAEALFGTEKAKRILKVFHYFSHANTIDRLVGNNELIFDVEHAIRDLVEAISETDKKHMDALMASLD from the coding sequence TTGGTCCAACACGACCTGGGGAAAGCGATGATCACGGGGATTGCAAAAATCAAGGGGCTTGGCGTTTACCATAACTACACCAAACCTGCCGGCACGCAGGATTTTGGGATTAAAAATCTAATTTATGGGTGGAACTATTCAGGAAAAACCACTCTCTCAAGACTCTTTGCTCAACTCGAATCCAAAAAGTCAAACCCCGACCTCGCTGGCTGCGAATTCAGTCTCGAAACGACCGACCAACCGATCACTGAAAATAATTTCGACCAGTGCAATTTAACTGTTCGAGTCTTTAACTCAGATTTTATTCGGGGAAATCTGCATTTCGAAGGAAGCAGCTTCAATCCGATTCTTTTATTGGGTGAAGAATCGGAGGATGCGCAAAAGAGGATCGACAAACTTTCCATCAGAATAAAAAAATCCGAAACCACCACAAAGAAACTCAACGAGCGCAGCGAAGAAATTAAAGATAGCATTTCCAACGCAAAAACCGAAGCAGCAAAAAATATTCGGCAACTGCTTAAGATTGACCCTTACACCGCCACACACCTGAATAGTGATGTTCTCAATCTTGGAAATGACTCGAAGTTACTTTCCGAAAATGAACTTACTGATTATCTTGGTCTTGCCTTAACCTCGAACAGCAACAAACCCACTACGGTCGATAGGATCGAAGTCACCCCTTCAATTGATGCCCTTTGGACCGAAGCGGTCAAGGTTCTGGCAGCTACACCGAGCTTCTCAAATACGCTCAAGCATTTGGATGACAATCCAATCATTGAGCGATGGGTCGAAACAGGTCTTCACATCCATCAAGAAGCTGGCACCTGCGAATTCTGTGGAAACTCCGTTACCGATGAGCGCCTAGAAGCATTTCGCGCTCACTTCTCAAAAGACCTCGCCGAACACAAACGGAAAGTCGAGGATTTGCTCAGGCGTGTGCGGGCAGCGGAGATCAAACTCACGTTGCCAAAGGAAGCCGAGCTCAACTCGCAATTCCGGGAACTCTACAAAGCTACGGCTAGCGCTTTGCCTGCCGCCATTGAGGCGTTCAATGCAGCAGTGAATACCTTAGCGAAGGATGTTGAACGTAAAGTCGGCGATTCTCGCAAATCAATAGAGCCGGCCCCATTGGCAGCCGGACTGGCAAAGGCCATCATTGATGCGGTCTCCGGAATTAACGCCGTTATCGACAGCAATAACAAGCTTGCGACGAATTTCGATTCAGCCAAAATCGATGCGATCAAACGCGTTAGAAATCACTTCGTCCAGCAGTTTGCCGACTCCCAGATCCAGGCAGGGTATGACGACAAGAAAAAGAAACTCACTACCCGAGCGGAACGGTTGAAAATATATGCGCAAGGGCTGCAATCTGAGGTTGAGAAACTACAGGCTCTGATTAGTCGAGCTCAGCTCGGTCGAGAGAAGATTAATGAGCGCCTCGCCTCGATGCTGGGTAGTGAAGCCGTTCAAATCGAAGTCGTCAAGGATTCGACATCGGAGCAAGAGCGATTTCGGTTAGTTCGGAAAAGTGGCAAGGTCGCCCGAAATCTCAGCGACGGCGAACGCACCGCCATTGCGTTTTCTTACTTCCTGACCAAGCTACAAGAACTCCAACCTGACGAGTTCAAAGAAACTATCGTCTATATAGACGATCCGATCTCGAGCTTGGATGCGAATCATATCTTCCAGGTTACTGCCGCGATTCGCACTATGTTCTTCAAACAGGAAGACAAGAATTCTCCTTGGACGACTACTTGCAAGCAATTGTTCGTCTCGACTCATAATTTTGAGTTTTTTAACTTGCTTCGAGAGATCAAACCAGAAGGAGCAAAGCAAGGCGCCCGACTTTATCTAGTCAAACGAGTGGATAACAAATCATCAACATTTTGCAACATGCCACCTTCGCTTTCTCGCTACCAATCAGAATACCATTTCCTTTTTGAAACAATCTACCGATTTCATGAAGCACCGGACAAAACCAATCATGAGGTGCTTATGCTGCTACCAAATGCAGTACGTCGATTCGTCGAGCTTTACACCTACTCAAGGCTACCTGGCGTGATGAATGAGACAGTTGATCAGCGAGCTGAGGCACTTTTTGGCACCGAGAAGGCGAAGCGCATCCTCAAAGTTTTCCACTACTTTAGCCATGCCAACACTATTGACAGACTCGTCGGAAACAACGAATTGATATTCGATGTCGAGCATGCCATTAGAGACCTAGTTGAAGCCATTTCAGAGACAGACAAGAAGCACATGGATGCGCTAATGGCCTCGCTAGACTAA
- a CDS encoding conjugal transfer protein TraD — MITDWVENRVAYIRGLKKPTDRQRMLLLLTEKRFRSADDNRKLATLIKAEKAEERAQKARAEAARVVTAVKQAERKARNHELYKAAGLLILAGLVDSATGKPLRDRGELLGALLDMAERKRDEKTVSEWKRAGDARLDERAVTEKAATMLYVDAAFEQFGRILVEQADHMTRARTT; from the coding sequence ATGATCACTGATTGGGTAGAGAATCGCGTCGCCTACATTCGCGGCTTGAAAAAGCCAACCGATCGACAACGCATGCTGTTACTGTTGACTGAGAAGCGATTTCGCTCTGCAGACGATAATCGAAAGTTGGCGACGCTGATCAAGGCGGAAAAAGCGGAAGAGCGCGCGCAGAAGGCACGAGCTGAAGCAGCACGTGTTGTGACAGCCGTGAAGCAGGCAGAGCGCAAAGCACGGAATCACGAACTGTATAAGGCAGCCGGCCTGCTGATACTCGCAGGGCTGGTCGATAGCGCCACTGGTAAGCCGCTACGTGATCGTGGCGAACTTCTGGGGGCACTACTCGACATGGCTGAGAGGAAACGCGACGAGAAAACCGTCAGCGAGTGGAAGCGTGCTGGCGACGCGCGGCTCGATGAACGTGCCGTGACCGAAAAGGCAGCGACGATGCTTTATGTTGACGCCGCGTTTGAACAGTTCGGGCGCATACTCGTCGAGCAAGCTGACCACATGACTAGAGCCAGGACAACGTGA
- a CDS encoding helix-turn-helix domain-containing protein, translating to MDGATLKVYLVIKTHTNIETGIAGPIGHKTIASKSGLHQSSVKRAIKELESLGYLSKSPRGRSHEYRFKEKWRVQDKDGRQTAIASWEYVPSLVKPTADELRAALLAGRLPPDVHIERLQVNINHVAPGAVVINVQEGEQAEVAGKIAHPALRNALNALLVNRVNVPREASAQSYTQIVDGRDQE from the coding sequence ATGGATGGAGCGACCCTGAAGGTGTACTTGGTCATCAAGACCCATACAAACATCGAAACCGGGATCGCTGGCCCGATCGGGCACAAGACGATCGCATCGAAGTCCGGCTTGCACCAGTCGTCCGTTAAGCGCGCGATCAAAGAACTCGAATCGCTTGGATATTTGTCGAAGTCGCCGCGTGGGCGCTCACACGAGTATCGCTTCAAGGAGAAATGGCGGGTCCAGGACAAGGATGGGCGACAGACGGCGATAGCGTCGTGGGAATACGTTCCTTCCTTGGTGAAGCCGACGGCGGACGAGCTACGGGCGGCACTGCTGGCCGGGCGCCTGCCTCCGGACGTTCATATCGAACGTCTGCAAGTCAACATCAACCATGTTGCTCCTGGTGCCGTCGTGATCAACGTTCAGGAAGGGGAGCAGGCCGAGGTGGCAGGGAAAATTGCTCATCCGGCGTTGCGTAACGCACTCAATGCGCTCCTGGTCAACCGCGTCAATGTCCCGAGGGAGGCGTCGGCGCAAAGTTATACACAGATCGTGGATGGTCGGGATCAGGAGTGA
- a CDS encoding type IV secretion system protein has translation MADIYTYVGTSIDNATATWVTSVSSRLVGGITPIVLLVLTVWVMWYGYRVMTGLTESPVMNFLLTAIKISLVLGIALGVGNYQSMIVGGVQDFINGMAQIFWPSSTSLYSALDTFNQTGANLGMALWDRGSQSLPWGGWSDVFAGSVVLISGGLVAVFTLVVMLVAKMALVFLLAVGPAFIACLAFPTVAPYFDKWVSKVLNYAFLQAMLVGACGLFMQIAQYFTDHMSTSMTSGNTSQLGDAFDLLAVCAVLAVVIWQLPHITSGLVGGMALDHGLGMARQAMGNWSAGIPQVQPSKQSSSGGGRGGAVVGSNSSSDSSGGVPAYRRASTLAHQQSTDRTTSAASTGSGQSSAYRRKPGSNA, from the coding sequence ATGGCAGATATCTACACCTACGTCGGAACCTCGATAGACAACGCTACAGCCACATGGGTCACGAGCGTTTCTTCGCGCCTGGTCGGAGGCATAACGCCGATTGTGCTTCTTGTTTTAACGGTTTGGGTCATGTGGTACGGCTACCGAGTGATGACCGGACTCACCGAATCGCCCGTGATGAACTTTTTACTGACGGCCATCAAAATCAGCCTAGTACTCGGTATCGCACTCGGCGTCGGCAACTATCAATCGATGATTGTTGGCGGCGTCCAAGACTTCATCAACGGCATGGCTCAGATTTTCTGGCCCAGTTCTACATCGCTCTATAGCGCCCTGGACACCTTTAACCAGACGGGAGCGAATCTTGGCATGGCCCTTTGGGATCGTGGCAGCCAGTCCTTACCTTGGGGTGGCTGGAGCGATGTGTTCGCCGGAAGCGTCGTATTGATTTCCGGCGGGCTCGTCGCGGTGTTCACGCTGGTTGTTATGCTCGTCGCAAAAATGGCTTTGGTGTTTCTGCTCGCTGTCGGACCGGCGTTCATTGCGTGCCTGGCGTTCCCCACGGTTGCACCTTACTTCGACAAGTGGGTTTCGAAGGTACTCAACTATGCCTTCCTACAAGCCATGCTCGTAGGCGCCTGTGGCCTGTTCATGCAAATCGCTCAGTACTTCACCGACCACATGTCGACCAGCATGACGAGCGGCAACACAAGCCAGTTGGGTGATGCTTTTGACCTGCTGGCCGTCTGCGCCGTACTCGCAGTGGTGATCTGGCAACTGCCACATATCACGTCGGGCTTGGTAGGCGGCATGGCGCTTGATCACGGCCTCGGCATGGCTCGTCAGGCGATGGGAAACTGGAGCGCTGGCATTCCACAAGTACAACCCAGCAAGCAGTCGTCATCGGGCGGGGGCCGCGGCGGTGCAGTCGTCGGAAGCAATTCTTCGTCTGACAGTTCCGGAGGAGTGCCGGCCTACCGGCGCGCGAGCACTTTGGCACATCAGCAAAGCACCGATCGAACGACGAGCGCCGCTTCGACAGGGAGCGGCCAGTCCTCGGCGTATCGTCGCAAACCCGGTAGTAACGCCTAA
- a CDS encoding MobA/MobL family protein, producing MKVGKAGKAAPHAAYISRVGRYANRLDRGEVLEATEAGNMPAWATHDPQQFWLAADANERSNGTTYREMEIALPRELTPEQRADLVREFVRQEIGNHHAYQWAIHSPTAADGKEQPHVHLMFSERQRDGIERDPDQYFKRYNAKAPEKGGARKGYGPHAGQTLTRGERAADLKALRGRWQETANAHLHRAGHDARIDMRSYAERGLAMEPEAKQLPSQWRGDGRAKVLELRAARADLRQARRELSALVPNVRAEVIDLETERAQRRSKAAAPSATAQMLREQFEEHVGGQSAAVQDAARQIFEQRVAALQRDAFERRIANNPPADQEKLRAAFNERLARQVGQSKGDEQSERTTQGPRRSGQNGKER from the coding sequence GTGAAAGTTGGAAAGGCGGGCAAGGCTGCGCCTCATGCCGCCTATATTTCACGGGTGGGCCGGTATGCGAACCGGCTCGACCGTGGCGAGGTGCTCGAAGCGACCGAGGCAGGCAATATGCCCGCTTGGGCCACGCACGACCCGCAGCAGTTCTGGCTCGCCGCAGACGCAAACGAACGGAGCAACGGCACAACGTACCGCGAAATGGAGATCGCGCTGCCGCGCGAGTTAACACCAGAGCAGCGCGCCGACCTGGTGCGTGAGTTCGTGCGGCAAGAGATTGGCAATCACCACGCATATCAGTGGGCGATTCACTCTCCGACCGCTGCGGATGGCAAAGAGCAGCCTCATGTGCATCTGATGTTCAGTGAGCGCCAGCGTGACGGGATCGAGCGCGATCCGGATCAATACTTCAAACGCTACAACGCCAAGGCCCCGGAGAAGGGTGGGGCGCGCAAAGGCTATGGTCCGCATGCAGGGCAGACTTTGACGCGTGGTGAGCGGGCCGCCGACCTGAAGGCACTACGTGGCCGCTGGCAGGAAACGGCAAATGCTCACCTGCATCGCGCCGGACACGATGCGCGGATCGACATGCGCAGCTATGCCGAGCGCGGGCTAGCGATGGAGCCGGAAGCTAAGCAGCTACCCAGTCAGTGGCGCGGCGACGGTCGTGCGAAGGTTCTTGAGCTACGAGCGGCGCGCGCGGATTTGCGGCAAGCGCGACGAGAGCTGAGTGCACTGGTGCCGAATGTGCGTGCCGAAGTAATCGATCTGGAAACCGAGCGAGCGCAGCGAAGAAGCAAAGCAGCGGCGCCGTCAGCGACGGCGCAAATGCTACGAGAGCAGTTTGAAGAGCATGTCGGTGGGCAATCTGCGGCGGTGCAGGATGCGGCGCGCCAGATATTCGAGCAACGTGTCGCAGCCCTCCAACGAGATGCATTTGAGCGCAGGATAGCGAACAATCCGCCGGCGGATCAGGAAAAGCTGCGTGCGGCCTTTAATGAGCGACTGGCCCGGCAAGTGGGCCAGTCGAAGGGCGACGAGCAGTCCGAGCGAACGACGCAGGGTCCGCGTCGATCCGGTCAAAATGGCAAGGAGCGTTAG
- a CDS encoding tyrosine-type recombinase/integrase, with product MAKVNFTAGRVNGHSCPAGKSQSFIWDSGASGLGLRATAAGALSYIFQGKLAGDTVRVTIGAPRDWKIDDARDEARRLQRLIDAGKDPREEAAEQRVARESKKAEARRRDVTVSEAWHVYLLDRKPHWGERHYLDHAKLSDAGGAPVKRGKGVTMPGPLSHLMELKLSELTGERVAQWLQSQTAERPTMAALSYRLLRAFIRWTADTADYRGVVHDEAYKARRVRDAVPRVAAKEGDCLQREQLPAWFAAIRRLGNPIISAYLQALLLTGARREEMAALKWDDVDFQWRSLSLSDKVEESGRVIPLTPYLASLLLELKRLNETPPNVRKLDRMKSKGKEWKPSEWVFPSPTAADGKLAEPSSAHQDAVAAAGLPHVSLHGLRRSFGTLCEWVEVPSGISAQIMGHKPSALVEKHYRRRPIDLLREWHDQIEAWMLEQAGIDFKLEQSP from the coding sequence ATGGCAAAGGTCAACTTCACGGCGGGGCGGGTTAATGGGCATAGCTGCCCGGCGGGCAAATCTCAATCGTTCATTTGGGATAGCGGCGCTTCCGGCCTAGGGCTGCGTGCAACGGCGGCAGGTGCACTGTCTTACATTTTCCAAGGCAAGCTGGCGGGCGATACGGTGCGCGTCACAATCGGTGCGCCGAGGGATTGGAAGATTGACGATGCCCGTGACGAAGCGCGCCGCTTGCAACGGCTTATTGATGCTGGCAAAGACCCGCGGGAAGAAGCCGCCGAGCAGCGCGTCGCCCGGGAGTCGAAAAAAGCAGAGGCACGCCGACGAGATGTGACCGTGAGCGAGGCGTGGCACGTTTATTTGCTCGACCGTAAGCCGCACTGGGGCGAGCGCCACTATCTCGACCATGCGAAGCTGTCAGATGCTGGCGGGGCTCCGGTGAAACGCGGAAAGGGCGTGACGATGCCGGGGCCGCTATCGCACCTGATGGAGTTGAAGCTGTCCGAGCTGACGGGAGAGCGCGTCGCCCAGTGGCTGCAATCGCAGACCGCCGAGCGTCCGACGATGGCCGCGCTATCGTATCGCCTACTACGCGCGTTCATCCGGTGGACCGCCGATACAGCGGATTACCGTGGTGTGGTTCACGATGAGGCGTACAAGGCCCGCCGGGTGAGAGATGCCGTACCCAGAGTGGCCGCGAAAGAGGGTGACTGCCTCCAGCGCGAGCAGTTGCCCGCGTGGTTCGCCGCCATTCGCCGGCTTGGCAACCCTATTATCAGCGCATATCTGCAAGCCCTACTGCTGACTGGCGCGCGTCGAGAGGAAATGGCCGCGCTTAAATGGGATGACGTGGATTTTCAATGGCGCAGTCTGTCATTGTCTGACAAGGTGGAAGAATCGGGCCGCGTCATCCCCCTGACACCGTATCTTGCCTCTCTGCTACTTGAACTGAAGCGACTCAACGAGACGCCGCCGAACGTGCGCAAGCTTGACCGCATGAAGTCCAAGGGAAAAGAGTGGAAGCCTTCGGAGTGGGTATTCCCGAGCCCGACCGCCGCCGATGGCAAGCTGGCTGAGCCTTCGAGTGCGCATCAGGACGCAGTGGCTGCGGCCGGATTGCCTCATGTGAGCCTTCACGGCTTGCGCCGTTCGTTCGGCACGTTGTGCGAGTGGGTGGAGGTGCCGAGCGGTATTAGCGCGCAAATCATGGGCCACAAGCCGAGCGCGCTGGTGGAGAAGCATTACCGTCGCCGCCCGATAGACTTGCTACGCGAGTGGCATGACCAGATTGAGGCGTGGATGCTCGAACAAGCGGGTATCGACTTCAAGCTGGAACAATCGCCATAA
- a CDS encoding tyrosine-type recombinase/integrase — translation MAYISQRGEYWRAEVRRRGYKPVYRSFDTKQQAQQWARRVESEMDSGAYVDRTEAERTTLREALERYRREIVPEKRHPYQENRRIERWIDNPLSYRTLANLRGADFAKYRDERRAAGRAENTIRLELQLVSHLFEIARKEWGLESLPNPLKNIRKPSGSRARDRRLNPGEFEALHAQLAASNNVWAAPAFELAIETSLRQGTLFSLQWPWIDLKSRLITFPAEARGSDNKGVPSVLPLSSRAVTVLRHLAALAEAPMRLEDPRANFGPVNVDPSRLKGPVFQTTANAVLCVWKRSLQKVSKSLPNVKELRWHDLRHEAASRLFEKGLHPMEVASITGHKSMQMLKRYTHLRPESLLERLG, via the coding sequence ATGGCATACATCAGCCAGCGCGGCGAGTATTGGCGAGCCGAAGTCCGTCGGCGCGGATACAAACCGGTCTATCGATCATTCGACACCAAGCAGCAAGCCCAGCAATGGGCTCGACGCGTGGAGTCCGAGATGGATAGCGGCGCCTACGTCGATCGCACCGAAGCCGAGCGCACTACGCTCCGTGAGGCACTGGAGCGGTACCGTCGCGAGATCGTCCCAGAAAAGCGCCACCCCTATCAGGAAAATCGGCGCATCGAGCGCTGGATCGACAACCCTCTGTCGTATCGAACTCTCGCCAACTTGCGTGGCGCAGATTTCGCAAAGTACCGAGACGAACGCCGGGCAGCCGGGCGCGCAGAAAATACCATTCGCCTCGAACTCCAGCTCGTCAGCCACCTCTTTGAGATTGCCCGGAAGGAATGGGGGCTGGAAAGCCTCCCAAATCCGCTCAAGAACATCCGGAAGCCGTCAGGCAGCCGCGCCCGCGACCGGCGCTTGAACCCGGGGGAATTCGAAGCCTTACACGCGCAACTTGCCGCATCAAACAACGTATGGGCCGCCCCGGCCTTCGAGCTGGCAATCGAAACCAGCTTGAGGCAGGGCACGTTGTTCAGCCTTCAGTGGCCATGGATCGACCTCAAATCCCGCCTCATCACATTCCCTGCAGAGGCTCGCGGAAGCGACAACAAGGGCGTTCCGAGTGTTCTGCCCCTTTCAAGTCGGGCAGTGACGGTACTGCGCCATCTCGCCGCGCTCGCCGAAGCACCGATGCGACTTGAAGATCCTCGCGCCAATTTCGGTCCAGTGAATGTCGATCCGAGCAGGCTCAAAGGGCCGGTCTTTCAAACCACGGCCAATGCCGTGCTCTGCGTCTGGAAGCGAAGCCTTCAGAAAGTGAGCAAGTCCCTTCCCAACGTCAAAGAGCTTCGATGGCATGACTTACGTCACGAGGCAGCGTCCAGATTGTTTGAGAAGGGCCTGCATCCCATGGAAGTTGCGAGCATCACGGGACACAAGAGCATGCAGATGCTCAAGCGCTATACGCATCTGCGGCCGGAAAGCCTCCTCGAAAGACTCGGCTGA